The genomic interval TCCGTAACTTGCTTTTAGATGAATTAGGCACGGAAATGTTTCGTGTCTATTCTACTGTAGCAGACCGTTGGTGTTTCTTCAAATATGTTGTTCATGATGACACTTGTTTCTTATGGGATGATCGTTCTACTCCTGAAACAGAAACACGAAAAGATATAGTTCTTCGTTCCTTTAAAGAAGCGGTGAAGGTATTAACGAAAAAAGTAGGTAAAGATATTGACGGATGGAAATGGGGCAAAATTCATGTTTTAGAATTCCATCATCCTCTTGGATATGTTCCATTTTTAAGAAAAATGTTTAATGTGGGACCCTTCCCCTGTCCGGGGTCTTATCATGTGGTAAATAATATGCCGTATCTGGTAGGCAGTTATAAATATGATGTAGTAGCAGGACCCTCAACGCGGCGATTAATTGATTTTGCCCAACCTGACCGTGTGTTGGAAATCCTGCCTACGGGAAACTCAGGGATACCAAGTAGTAAGTGGTATAAAGACCAGGCAGAAAAGTTCATACGGGGGGATTATCGTGAAGCTCGTTTAACTATGGAACAAATAGATACTCATACTGTCGAAAAACTGATAATGAAACCTAAAAAATAATTTTTTTCATACGATATTTTCAGTTATTATTCACAAGCGGTTTTTATAATGCCGAGATGTCATCAGCAAATCGGTTTGTGTTTACGGTAAATTTATAAATGCTCTGCATGGAGAACCATCGGAGCCTACTACGGCAAGGGGTAAAACTACAAATTCATAATGTCCCTCTGGAATATTTGCTAATCGCAATCCTTCTATAACGAAAACATTATTTTTGAGTAATATTTCATGAGTAGGTCGTGATTGTTTATAGGGAGCAATAGACAGATAATCAATACCTACAAGTTGGACACCTTTATCCACTAATAATTGTGCGGCATCCGGTAGCAAAGCAAGGAATTCCGTATGAAAATCGCCCATAGTAGAAAATGATGAATTTTTTGTTTTGAACAATACACGAGACGAGGTTATCTCTATATCTTTTAATTTCTCTGCGTTAATATGTTTATCATATTTCCAGTCTATTACCTGTGCCTCTCCGAAATATACAGATGAATCAACCTCATGTAATTTTTTACCACTATCTACAAAGTGCCAGGGAGCATCACAATGGGTTCCTGTATGTGTTGATAGGTGCAAGAAGGAGGTATTTGCATTGGCTCCATTGGCGATGCGTCGGTCCGGTTCAAAACTAAAGTTAAGGTCACCCGGCCAAACGGTCATTCCAACTTGTAATGGGATACTAACATCAATCCACGGCATAAGATTGTCCTTTATTGATTATATTTTAAAAAATTGGAAATTAATTAGATAAACGAATTTAGTATATTATAAATTCCATAGTATTTGTGTTAAAATTTAATAAATGATTATTTTCTCATTTAAACAATGGTTTCCAATAAGATGTGAGGAATTCAACTATGCCAGAATTATTGAAAATTTTAGGTTATGCTGTAAAGGTAGGAGCGTCAGATGTCCATCTAACAGTAGGTAGTCCTCCTGCGGTTCGAATAGATGGCGAGATACGGTTTATCCAGGCAGACCCATTATCTCCTGTGGATACTCAAAATTTTGTTGAAGAAATGCTTAATCCGAAACAGAAAGAAACATTTTATGAAACAGGTGATTTTGACTTAGCATATAGCGTTTCCGGGTTAGGTCGGTTCCGTGTAAATTTAATGAGGCAACGAGGTTCTATTAGTATTGTTATGCGGCATGTCAAAGGGAAAATATTAGACTTTACCTCGTTAAATTTACCCCCGGTGATGGAAAAGATAGCCAATTTTCCAAGAGGATTGGTGCTTATTACAGGGACAAC from Candidatus Hydrogenedens sp. carries:
- a CDS encoding cyclase family protein, giving the protein MPWIDVSIPLQVGMTVWPGDLNFSFEPDRRIANGANANTSFLHLSTHTGTHCDAPWHFVDSGKKLHEVDSSVYFGEAQVIDWKYDKHINAEKLKDIEITSSRVLFKTKNSSFSTMGDFHTEFLALLPDAAQLLVDKGVQLVGIDYLSIAPYKQSRPTHEILLKNNVFVIEGLRLANIPEGHYEFVVLPLAVVGSDGSPCRAFINLP